A genome region from Triticum aestivum cultivar Chinese Spring chromosome 2B, IWGSC CS RefSeq v2.1, whole genome shotgun sequence includes the following:
- the LOC123039691 gene encoding 4-hydroxy-7-methoxy-3-oxo-3,4-dihydro-2H-1,4-benzoxazin-2-yl glucoside beta-D-glucosidase 1a, chloroplastic-like, whose protein sequence is NLTIRAGTPSKPAEPIGPVFTKLKPRQIPKRDWFNKDFLFGASTSAYQIEGAWNEDGKGPSTWDHFCHTYPERISDKTNGDVAANSYHLYEEDVKALKDMGMKVYRFSIAWSRILPDGTGKVNQAGIDYYNKLINSLIDNDIVPYVTIWHWDTPQALEDKYGSFLNRQIVDDYKQFAEVCFKNFGDRVKNWFTFNEPHTYCCFSYGEGIHAPGRCSPGMDCAVPKGDSLREPYTAGHHILLAHAEAVELFKACYNKHGDSKIGMAFDVMGYEPFQDSFLDDQARERSIDYNLGWFLEPVVRGDYPFSMRSLIGHRLPMFTKEEQEKLASSCDIMGLNYYTSRFSKHVDISSDFTPKLNTDDAYASSETKGSDGNDIGPITGTYWIYMYQKGLTDLLLIMKEKYGNPPVFITENGIADVDSDPTMRDPLDDWKRLDYLQRHISAVKDAIDQGADVRGHFTWGLIDNFEWSLGYSSRFGLVYIDKKDGNKRKLKKSAKWFAKFNSVPKPLLKTTNNNATVTASVSV, encoded by the exons AACCTCACCATCAGGGCAGGCACACCGTCAAAGCCAGCAGAGCCCATTGGGCCTGTGTTCACTAAGCTCAAGCCCCGGCAAATCCCTAAAAGGGACTGGTTCAACAAGGACTTCCTCTTTGGTGCCTCCACTTCAGCGTACCAG ATTGAAGGTGCTTGGAATGAAGATGGCAAGGGGCCAAGCACTTGGGACCACTTCTGCCACACATATCCTG AGCGCATATCCGACAAGACCAATGGGGACGTTGCAGCAAACTCCTACCATCTATATGAA GAGGATGTCAAAGCGCTGAAGGACATGGGCATGAAAGTGTATAGGTTCTCCATCGCTTGGTCCAGAATACTGCCAG ATGGGACGGGAAAAGTAAACCAGGCAGGCATCGACTACTACAATAAGCTGATCAACTCGCTGATAGATAACG ACATAGTGCCATATGTTACAATTTGGCACTGGGACACTCCTCAAGCACTGGAGGACAAGTACGGCAGCTTCTTAAATAGGCAGATTGT AGATGATTACAAACAATTCGCCGAGGTGTGCTTTAAGAACTTCGGCGACAGGGTGAAGAACTGGTTCACCTTTAACGAGCCACATACATATTGTTGTTTCTCCTATGGTGAGGGGATTCATGCTCCTGGGAGGTGCTCGCCAGGGATGGATTGTGCCGTCCCAAAAGGAGACTCGCTCAGAGAGCCATACACTGCTGGTCACCACATCCTCTTAGCTCATGCTGAGGCTGTTGAGCTGTTCAAAGCTTGTTACAACAAG CATGGGGATTCCAAGATAGGGATGGCCTTTGATGTAATGGGTTACGAGCCATTCCAAGACTCCTTCCTCGACGACCAGGCCCGGGAAAGATCCATCGACTACAACCTCGGATGGTTCCTGGAGCCAGTTGTTCGTGGTGACTACCCCTTCTCCATGAGATCACTGATTGGACATCGTCTACCCATGTTCACTAAGGAGGAGCAGGAGAAGCTAGCGTCCTCATGTGACATCATGGGGCTCAACTATTACACCTCCAGGTTCTCCAAGCATGTTGACATTTCATCAGACTTTACGCCAAAGCTGAACACCGACGACGCTTACGCCAGTTCAGAAA CTAAAGGGAGTGATGGGAATGACATCGGTCCTATA ACAGGGACTTATTGGATTTACATGTACCAAAAAGGCCTAACAGACCTCCTTCTGATCATGAAGGAGAAATACGGAAACCCACCCGTCTTCATCACTGAGAACG GAATCGCTGATGTGGACAGCGACCCAACCATGAGAGATCCTTTGGATGACTGGAAGAGGCTAGACTACCTCCAGCGTCACATCTCAGCCGTCAAGGACGCAATAGA CCAGGGCGCGGACGTGCGGGGCCACTTCACGTGGGGTCTGATCGACAACTTCGAATGGAGCCTGGGCTACAGCTCACGATtcggcctggtctacatcgacaagaaggacggcaacaagcgCAAGCTCAAGAAGTCGGCCAAGTGGTTCGCCAAGTTCAACTCCGTCCCAAAACCCTTGCTTAAGACTACCAATAACAACGCAACCGTGACTGCCTCCGTTTCCGTATGA
- the LOC123047467 gene encoding uncharacterized protein: MDPSRPDPAGSDRAPPSSSLEHRPARPTASALSVPARVCTRTTLVPLACSNRMGRRPSRPGIKPRPSPSHIFCRSIIAHLEISPDATTIFRCELCQHQPQSWNKECAFALMKQLSHSPLLLPTTTILHRYL; encoded by the exons ATGGATCCGTCCCgtccagatccggccggatccgaccGGGCCCCGCCATCCTCGTCACTGGAGCACCGCCCCGCTCGACCAACAGCGTCGGCGCTGTCTGTCCCTGCCCGCGTCTGCACGAGGACGACGCTCGTCCCGCTCGCTTGCAGCAATCGCATGGGCCGCCGCCCCAGCCGTCCCGGCATCAAGCCAAGGCCCAGCCCAAGCCACATCTTCTGCCGCTCCATCATTGCCCACCTTGAGATCAGCCCCGACGCCACCACCATCTTCAGATGC GAGTTGTGTCAACACCAACCTCAGAGCTGGAATAAGGAGTGCGCATTCGCATTGATGAAACAACTTTCCCATAGCCCGCTGCTACTGCCCACTACCACAATCTTGCATAGATACTTGTGA